One genomic region from Streptomyces venezuelae encodes:
- a CDS encoding GNAT family N-acetyltransferase — protein MAKMDQPVLGLPGGLELRPWRLSDADVLVAASQDPGVRRWNRLLVETSEDARRRIERMSERWQAELSAIWAIARPDGDAVGLIGWGDIDLTGGSAEIVYWILPPARGGGVVVEATKRVSAWALNDLGLHRLRLCHSVANPASCRVADKAGYSLEGTMRSALLHADGWHDEHLHALVRGDI, from the coding sequence ATGGCCAAGATGGATCAGCCGGTGCTCGGCCTTCCGGGCGGCCTGGAGCTGCGTCCCTGGCGTCTCTCCGACGCCGACGTCTTGGTCGCCGCCAGCCAGGATCCCGGGGTTCGCCGGTGGAATCGCCTGCTGGTAGAGACATCGGAAGACGCGCGCCGCCGGATTGAACGCATGAGCGAGCGGTGGCAGGCCGAGCTGAGCGCGATCTGGGCCATCGCACGACCGGACGGCGATGCCGTGGGACTGATCGGATGGGGCGATATCGACCTCACCGGCGGAAGCGCCGAGATCGTCTACTGGATCCTTCCTCCAGCGCGCGGGGGCGGTGTGGTGGTCGAGGCCACGAAGCGCGTCAGCGCATGGGCCCTGAACGACCTTGGTCTGCATCGCCTGCGGCTGTGTCACTCGGTGGCCAACCCGGCATCCTGCCGTGTAGCGGACAAGGCCGGTTATTCCCTCGAAGGCACCATGCGCAGCGCCCTGCTACACGCGGACGGATGGCACGACGAGCACCTGCACGCTCTCGTCCGGGGCGACATCTGA
- a CDS encoding SDR family oxidoreductase translates to MKFENLRVVVTGASRYFGRALAVGFAHLGAEVYVSARTVEAAERARTEVMGSARDRIHAFGCDLSRPAEIREFAARVGEHTDRVDLLVNNGARWLDGMDLEAASDAEIVETIESTAGGTVLMVKHFLPLLRGSLRPDIVNMVAVRDAEGASAATAGAAHEAFWAAKSAQAGFADILSRRLRPSGVRVFSLFPPDFSTSDPRFAEWDGSNPDGIAPDEKLTTQALFECIVYAVEQPRDCFIRSFHFEPR, encoded by the coding sequence ATGAAATTCGAGAATCTGCGTGTCGTCGTGACCGGAGCGTCCCGCTATTTCGGTCGCGCGCTCGCCGTCGGATTCGCGCATCTCGGCGCCGAGGTCTACGTCTCGGCGCGGACCGTCGAAGCCGCCGAGCGCGCCCGTACCGAAGTCATGGGCTCGGCCCGTGACCGCATCCACGCCTTCGGCTGCGACCTCAGCAGGCCCGCCGAGATCCGGGAGTTCGCCGCCCGCGTCGGCGAACACACCGACCGGGTCGACCTGTTGGTCAACAACGGCGCGCGCTGGCTCGACGGCATGGACCTGGAGGCCGCCAGCGACGCCGAGATCGTCGAGACGATCGAGTCGACCGCCGGCGGCACCGTCCTCATGGTGAAGCACTTCCTGCCGTTGCTGCGCGGCTCGCTCCGCCCCGACATCGTCAACATGGTCGCCGTCCGCGACGCCGAGGGCGCCTCCGCGGCGACCGCCGGCGCCGCCCACGAGGCCTTCTGGGCGGCGAAGAGCGCGCAGGCCGGATTCGCCGACATCCTCTCGCGCCGGCTGCGGCCCTCAGGGGTCCGCGTCTTCTCGCTCTTCCCGCCGGATTTCTCGACCTCGGATCCGCGCTTCGCGGAATGGGACGGATCGAATCCGGACGGAATAGCACCCGACGAGAAGCTGACCACCCAGGCCCTTTTCGAATGCATCGTCTATGCGGTCGAGCAGCCCCGCGACTGCTTCATCCGCTCCTTCCACTTCGAACCCCGCTGA
- a CDS encoding PIG-L deacetylase family protein, translating to MRDMEEVAKDRGAPASLLVVAAHPDDIEFCVSGTVMQWIERGTRVTYCIVTDGGAGGYDEQLPRQAMADLRRAEQVHSAKLSGVADVRFLGYPDSFVEPSVELRRDLCRVIREVRPQRAIIPSPEINWARVADLHPDHRAVGDACLRAIYPEARNPFAHAQLLKEEGLEPWTVHELWLMTGPTPNQYVDVTPVFDRKVQALRIHTSQTAHFDDLAGLLRDWLGEHATAGGLPPGRMAEAFQIVHID from the coding sequence ATGAGGGACATGGAGGAAGTCGCGAAGGACCGCGGCGCGCCCGCGTCACTGCTGGTCGTGGCCGCGCACCCGGACGACATCGAGTTCTGCGTCAGCGGCACCGTCATGCAGTGGATCGAGCGCGGCACCCGCGTCACGTACTGCATCGTCACGGACGGCGGCGCCGGCGGTTACGACGAACAGCTCCCCCGGCAGGCGATGGCGGACCTGCGCCGCGCCGAGCAGGTCCACTCCGCGAAGCTCAGCGGCGTCGCCGACGTCCGCTTCCTCGGCTACCCCGACAGCTTCGTCGAGCCGTCCGTGGAGCTGCGGCGCGATCTCTGCCGGGTCATCCGCGAGGTACGCCCGCAGCGGGCCATCATCCCGTCCCCCGAGATCAACTGGGCCCGCGTCGCCGACCTCCACCCCGACCACCGCGCGGTCGGGGACGCCTGCCTGCGCGCGATCTACCCCGAGGCCCGCAACCCCTTCGCGCACGCCCAGCTCCTCAAGGAGGAGGGCCTGGAGCCGTGGACGGTCCACGAGCTGTGGCTGATGACGGGCCCCACCCCGAACCAGTACGTGGACGTCACCCCGGTCTTCGACCGCAAGGTCCAGGCGCTGCGCATCCACACCTCCCAGACGGCCCACTTCGACGACCTGGCCGGCCTGCTCCGCGACTGGCTCGGCGAGCACGCGACGGCGGGCGGGCTGCCGCCCGGGCGGATGGCGGAGGCCTTCCAGATCGTGCACATCGACTGA
- a CDS encoding helix-turn-helix transcriptional regulator: protein MELESLGAYLKARRDRVTPADVGLRTYGTTRRVPGLRREELAHLAGVSAGYYTRLEQGQAGTASQQVLDALAGVLRLDPAETAHLHNLARRPAAPRLTRPRPEKPHPRVLALLASLGESTPAVVLGRRGDVLAWNRTGHALVAEHVGFDAPDDPARRPSVPRMFFLDPLAQDLHRNWEQLARTHVAYLRLTAGRYPTDARLAELIGELAMRSRDFARLWAKGEVADCTVGTMRLRHPTVGGVDVDYQVWLQPESPDHRLEVYTPNDTASADALRLLADQVAERASAGVPAPGPVG, encoded by the coding sequence ATGGAACTGGAGAGCCTCGGGGCCTACCTCAAGGCCCGCCGCGACCGGGTCACACCGGCCGACGTCGGGCTGCGTACGTACGGTACGACCCGCCGCGTACCGGGCCTGCGCCGTGAGGAGCTCGCCCACCTCGCCGGAGTGAGCGCCGGTTACTACACGCGGCTGGAGCAGGGCCAGGCCGGCACCGCCTCCCAGCAGGTGCTCGACGCCCTCGCCGGCGTACTCCGGCTCGACCCGGCCGAGACCGCCCACCTGCACAACCTCGCCCGCCGGCCCGCCGCACCCCGTCTGACCCGCCCCCGCCCCGAGAAGCCGCACCCGCGCGTCCTGGCGCTCCTCGCGTCCCTCGGCGAGTCCACGCCCGCCGTCGTGCTCGGCCGCCGCGGCGACGTCCTCGCCTGGAACCGCACCGGACACGCCCTCGTCGCGGAACACGTCGGCTTCGACGCGCCCGACGATCCCGCACGACGGCCGTCCGTCCCCCGGATGTTCTTCCTCGACCCCCTCGCCCAGGACCTGCACCGGAACTGGGAGCAGCTCGCCCGCACCCATGTCGCCTACCTGCGCCTCACCGCCGGCCGGTACCCCACCGACGCCCGGCTGGCCGAGCTGATCGGCGAACTCGCCATGCGCAGCCGCGACTTCGCGAGGCTCTGGGCCAAGGGCGAGGTCGCTGACTGCACGGTCGGCACCATGCGCCTGCGGCACCCGACCGTCGGCGGGGTCGACGTCGACTACCAGGTGTGGCTCCAGCCCGAGAGCCCCGACCACCGCCTTGAGGTCTACACCCCCAACGACACCGCCTCGGCCGACGCCCTGCGCCTGCTGGCCGACCAGGTCGCCGAACGGGCGTCTGCCGGAGTGCCGGCTCCCGGGCCGGTCGGATAG
- a CDS encoding DinB family protein — protein sequence MTRIDDTPPAWDERTQLTTFLDYARDTARAKCDGVSAENARKALLPGSPLMTLSGLINHLRWVEYYWFQVVFLGEEDLGPWTDEDPDREMRIAVDFPITQLLDEYAEQSAAYRELAAASSLDEKAKRPVRGGLHVDLRWILLHLTEETARHNGHLDILRELLDGTTGD from the coding sequence ATGACCAGAATCGACGACACACCGCCCGCGTGGGACGAGCGCACCCAGCTCACCACGTTCCTCGACTACGCACGCGACACCGCCCGCGCCAAATGCGACGGCGTCTCCGCGGAGAACGCCCGGAAGGCGCTCCTGCCCGGCTCGCCGCTGATGACCCTGAGCGGACTGATCAACCACCTCCGCTGGGTCGAGTACTACTGGTTCCAGGTGGTCTTCCTCGGCGAGGAGGACCTGGGTCCCTGGACCGATGAGGACCCCGACCGCGAGATGCGCATCGCCGTCGACTTCCCGATCACGCAGCTGCTCGACGAGTACGCCGAACAGAGCGCCGCCTACCGCGAACTGGCCGCCGCGAGCAGCCTGGACGAGAAGGCCAAGCGCCCCGTCCGCGGCGGCCTCCACGTCGACCTGCGCTGGATCCTCCTCCACCTCACCGAGGAAACCGCCCGCCACAACGGCCACTTGGACATCCTGCGCGAGCTGCTCGACGGCACGACCGGCGACTAG
- a CDS encoding class I tRNA ligase family protein, translated as MSTPVWITATPPATHGELHIGHLAGPYVAADVLTRYLRAEGEAVRFTTGTADHASSVEVRALRHNRKPEEVAEGYRAAITADWLRSGVEFDHIVRPRRDKGYGRWVQDLFSRLFAQGVIAPRTRLLPYCEPCDRWLYGAHATGSCPHCGADSDGGMCHECARPNDGGDLISARCAVCDTPAVARRCRRLYVPLEPFRETLAEYWATAGLPPRLAALCESLVEDGLPDIAVGHPAEWGLPVPVDGFPEHRIDGCFEAAAMHLFGYDTKGPLPRRAIHFCGFGHAFCHAVLLPVLLLAQDIKLPQDFNVNESYVIEEGVQEGNVWALDLLTEYGSDTLRRHVLQARPLGRRTVFHRERLAAARRELDESWNSWLARLFASVREECGGRAPQALPGGTGWEILERRLHRGVDDLREAYGPDAFDPRRAVAVLDEMVRSVADFGHVNAHERCRPSTSCRHLPALAAQLAVASALSAWARPVMPEGADRLAAALHVETGRPVDWHALTGPLPGTRLAPPSGPVFGF; from the coding sequence ATGAGCACCCCCGTCTGGATCACCGCGACCCCTCCCGCCACCCACGGCGAACTCCACATCGGCCACCTCGCCGGGCCGTACGTCGCCGCCGACGTCCTCACCCGCTATCTGCGGGCCGAGGGGGAGGCGGTCCGGTTCACCACCGGCACCGCCGACCACGCCAGCTCCGTCGAGGTCCGCGCGCTGCGCCACAACCGCAAGCCCGAGGAGGTCGCGGAGGGATACCGCGCCGCGATCACCGCCGACTGGCTCCGCTCGGGCGTCGAGTTCGACCACATCGTGCGCCCACGGCGCGACAAGGGCTACGGACGCTGGGTGCAGGACCTCTTCAGCAGACTGTTCGCCCAGGGGGTCATCGCCCCGCGCACCCGTCTCCTGCCCTACTGCGAGCCCTGCGACCGCTGGCTGTACGGGGCGCACGCCACCGGCAGCTGCCCGCACTGCGGCGCGGACAGCGACGGCGGCATGTGTCACGAGTGCGCCCGCCCCAACGACGGCGGCGACCTCATCTCGGCGCGCTGCGCGGTCTGCGACACCCCGGCGGTCGCCCGCCGCTGCCGCCGGCTGTACGTGCCCCTGGAGCCGTTCCGGGAGACGCTCGCCGAGTACTGGGCGACGGCAGGGCTCCCGCCCCGGCTCGCCGCCCTGTGCGAGTCGCTCGTCGAGGACGGGCTGCCGGACATCGCCGTCGGCCACCCCGCCGAGTGGGGCCTGCCGGTCCCGGTCGACGGCTTCCCCGAGCACCGGATCGACGGCTGCTTCGAGGCCGCGGCGATGCACCTCTTCGGCTACGACACGAAGGGCCCGCTGCCCCGCCGCGCCATCCACTTCTGCGGCTTCGGGCACGCCTTCTGCCATGCGGTGCTCCTGCCGGTGCTGCTGCTCGCGCAGGACATCAAGCTGCCGCAGGACTTCAACGTCAACGAGTCGTACGTGATCGAGGAAGGCGTCCAGGAGGGCAACGTCTGGGCGCTCGACCTCCTCACCGAGTACGGCTCCGACACCCTGCGCCGGCACGTCCTCCAGGCCCGCCCGCTGGGCCGCAGGACCGTCTTCCACCGGGAGCGCCTCGCGGCCGCCCGCCGGGAGCTGGACGAGAGCTGGAACAGCTGGCTCGCGCGGCTCTTCGCCTCCGTACGGGAGGAGTGCGGCGGTCGCGCGCCGCAGGCGCTGCCCGGCGGCACCGGCTGGGAGATCCTGGAGCGGCGGCTCCACCGGGGCGTTGACGACCTGCGCGAGGCGTACGGCCCCGACGCCTTCGACCCGCGCCGGGCGGTCGCCGTCCTCGACGAGATGGTCCGCTCGGTGGCCGACTTCGGCCATGTCAACGCCCACGAGCGGTGCAGGCCCAGCACCTCCTGCCGTCATCTCCCGGCGCTGGCGGCCCAGTTGGCGGTGGCTTCGGCGCTGTCCGCGTGGGCGCGGCCGGTGATGCCGGAGGGTGCGGACCGGCTCGCGGCGGCGCTCCACGTGGAGACGGGCCGGCCGGTCGACTGGCACGCGCTGACGGGACCCCTCCCGGGGACCCGGCTTGCTCCGCCGTCCGGCCCGGTCTTCGGTTTCTGA
- a CDS encoding PrpF domain-containing protein produces the protein MRLDQLPVGALALGAELARLRHALSGTEYADLRKIALYGPGGPGRDLDYRFVQALPDGGFDFRAGCGHSLLAAVVADGPRSGPVTVRAVTTGDTVLCEPYGDAYTLSFLKAPTAPGTLPTGRPVDVLSGVPVSLVRYGNPYVFVDARHLPEADDENEDEGEGEDEGEGEDEDALRDRLLALRSEAARLLGYAPRSALPKIAAFTAGPEGLSVRALTVGGWHPRLALTGAAALAAAGALDGTVVPAPTGPVRTPGGTVTVSAGADRVRVHHKRAQVLGSLELPWRIHATA, from the coding sequence GTGCGGCTCGACCAGCTGCCCGTCGGGGCGCTCGCGCTCGGCGCCGAACTGGCGCGGTTGCGCCACGCGCTCTCCGGGACGGAGTACGCCGACCTCCGCAAGATCGCCCTGTACGGCCCCGGGGGCCCCGGCCGGGACCTCGACTACCGCTTCGTCCAGGCCCTCCCCGACGGCGGTTTCGACTTCCGGGCCGGCTGCGGTCACTCCCTCCTGGCCGCCGTCGTCGCCGACGGCCCCCGCTCCGGCCCCGTCACCGTCCGTGCCGTGACCACCGGCGACACCGTCCTGTGTGAGCCGTACGGCGACGCGTACACCCTCAGTTTCCTCAAGGCCCCGACCGCCCCCGGCACCCTCCCCACCGGCCGTCCCGTCGACGTCCTCTCCGGTGTGCCCGTCTCCCTCGTGCGGTACGGCAATCCGTACGTCTTCGTCGACGCCCGCCACCTCCCTGAGGCCGACGACGAGAACGAGGACGAGGGCGAGGGCGAGGACGAGGGCGAGGGCGAGGACGAGGACGCCCTCCGCGACCGGCTCCTCGCCCTCCGCTCCGAGGCCGCCCGGCTCCTCGGGTACGCGCCCCGCTCCGCGCTCCCCAAGATCGCCGCCTTCACCGCCGGCCCCGAGGGGCTCTCCGTCCGGGCCCTCACCGTCGGCGGCTGGCACCCCCGCCTCGCGCTCACCGGCGCCGCCGCCCTCGCCGCCGCCGGCGCGCTCGACGGCACCGTCGTCCCCGCGCCGACCGGCCCCGTCCGCACCCCCGGCGGCACCGTTACCGTCTCCGCCGGGGCCGACCGCGTCCGGGTCCACCACAAGCGCGCGCAGGTCCTCGGGAGCCTGGAACTGCCGTGGCGTATCCACGCAACGGCGTGA
- a CDS encoding MFS transporter produces MVLGPVLLVAMDGSVLFLAMAKVSEALSPTADQALWILDVYGFAVGSLLIAFGNIGDRYGRLRLLMTGAAVFGAASAGAAFAPGPEWLVAFRALMGVAGATLLPSALAVLGELFTDPRRRAKAIGVFAATFAAGFAIGPVVGGQLLNTFWWGSVFLINLPVVALFLLLAPVLLREVRATRPGRVDVLSVLLSAGGILSTVYAIKHAATEGPTVTALAAGVAGVAALAWFVRRQLHLAQPLMDFRLFRDRVFTIAAVTGLLPLAAWSATAYLGGIYLQSVLGLTVLDAALVALPGAAVLTVTCVVTPSAVARIGTRAALVTCHFLIAAGMLLLLATAVSDGLGWYVASTVVAGIGYGISFSVVADTAVAAVPPERVGAAAAIAETSNEIGNALGIALLGSLAALVFRLQGPDAAGTLAETLRVPGLAATTITEAKSAFVTGLHTAAAVAATLHAALGAFSLRHLPKAALGDAP; encoded by the coding sequence GTGGTACTCGGCCCGGTCCTGCTGGTGGCGATGGACGGTTCGGTTCTCTTCCTGGCGATGGCCAAGGTCTCCGAGGCGCTGTCGCCGACCGCCGATCAGGCCTTGTGGATCCTGGACGTCTACGGCTTCGCCGTCGGGTCCCTGCTCATCGCCTTCGGGAACATCGGCGACCGGTACGGCCGGCTGAGGCTGCTGATGACCGGTGCGGCGGTGTTCGGCGCGGCCTCGGCGGGAGCGGCGTTCGCTCCGGGGCCGGAGTGGCTGGTCGCCTTCCGGGCGCTGATGGGCGTGGCCGGTGCCACGCTGCTGCCTTCGGCGCTGGCGGTGCTCGGCGAACTGTTCACCGACCCGCGCCGGCGGGCGAAGGCGATCGGCGTCTTCGCCGCCACCTTCGCGGCGGGCTTCGCGATCGGCCCGGTCGTCGGAGGGCAGCTCCTGAACACCTTCTGGTGGGGGTCGGTCTTCCTGATCAACCTGCCCGTCGTCGCCCTGTTCCTGCTCCTGGCGCCGGTCCTGCTCCGCGAGGTGCGCGCGACCCGCCCGGGCCGCGTCGACGTCCTGAGCGTGCTGCTCTCCGCCGGGGGCATCCTGTCGACGGTCTACGCGATCAAGCACGCGGCCACGGAGGGGCCGACGGTCACGGCACTGGCCGCGGGTGTCGCGGGCGTCGCCGCCCTGGCCTGGTTCGTGAGACGCCAACTCCACCTGGCACAGCCGCTCATGGACTTCCGTCTCTTCCGGGACCGCGTGTTCACGATCGCGGCCGTCACCGGGCTGCTGCCCCTGGCCGCCTGGTCGGCGACGGCCTATCTGGGCGGCATCTACCTCCAGTCCGTCCTCGGACTGACCGTCCTGGACGCGGCGCTCGTGGCGCTCCCCGGCGCCGCCGTGCTCACGGTCACCTGCGTCGTCACGCCGTCCGCGGTGGCGCGTATCGGCACCCGGGCGGCACTCGTCACCTGCCACTTCCTCATCGCCGCGGGGATGCTTCTGCTCCTCGCCACGGCCGTGTCCGACGGCCTCGGCTGGTACGTGGCGTCCACCGTCGTCGCCGGCATCGGCTACGGCATCTCCTTCAGCGTGGTCGCCGACACCGCCGTCGCGGCGGTCCCCCCGGAGCGCGTCGGGGCGGCGGCGGCGATCGCCGAGACGAGCAACGAGATCGGCAACGCCCTCGGCATCGCCCTCCTCGGCTCGCTGGCGGCCCTGGTCTTCCGGCTCCAGGGCCCCGACGCCGCAGGCACCCTCGCCGAGACGCTACGGGTCCCGGGCCTCGCGGCCACGACGATCACCGAGGCGAAGTCGGCGTTCGTCACCGGCCTGCACACGGCGGCAGCCGTGGCGGCCACGCTCCACGCGGCCCTGGGAGCCTTCTCCCTGCGCCACCTGCCGAAGGCGGCCCTCGGGGACGCTCCCTAG
- a CDS encoding TetR/AcrR family transcriptional regulator has protein sequence MTTTGSDDPAATRPGRRVDARLNRERLVAAARDVFAEAGPQASLNEIARRAGVGPGTLYRHFPNRSALLAAVLMDRIEALCGQAEHLTATAAPDEALAHWLHAFLDHARASQAMAGALLTEDQDGAPETTDCHRLILDAAAAVLTRAQRQGSARPDLTADDLVQLTVGVALSTAHRDDEERPARLLALILDAAHAPPRG, from the coding sequence ATGACGACGACCGGAAGCGACGACCCGGCCGCCACCCGCCCGGGCCGGCGCGTCGACGCGCGCCTCAACCGGGAGCGGCTCGTCGCCGCGGCGCGGGACGTGTTCGCCGAGGCGGGACCACAGGCGTCCCTGAACGAGATCGCCCGCCGCGCCGGGGTGGGCCCCGGCACCCTCTACCGCCACTTCCCGAACCGCTCGGCACTCCTGGCGGCGGTCCTCATGGACCGGATCGAGGCACTGTGCGGACAGGCGGAGCACCTGACCGCCACGGCCGCGCCCGACGAGGCGCTCGCGCACTGGCTCCACGCCTTCCTGGACCACGCCCGCGCCAGCCAGGCCATGGCCGGCGCGCTGCTCACCGAGGACCAGGACGGCGCACCGGAGACGACGGACTGCCACCGGCTGATCCTGGACGCGGCGGCGGCCGTCCTCACCCGGGCCCAGCGCCAGGGCTCGGCCCGACCCGACCTGACCGCCGACGACCTCGTCCAACTCACCGTGGGCGTCGCCCTGTCCACGGCCCACCGCGACGACGAGGAACGGCCCGCCCGCCTCCTCGCCCTGATCCTGGACGCCGCACACGCGCCACCGCGCGGCTAG
- the asnB gene encoding asparagine synthase (glutamine-hydrolyzing), protein MCRILGTIAAGADRPDPAELAAVSARQRHGGPDEHHVLSGPGWSLGCDRLAVTDPCGGQQPYRLPHLPGILAVLNGEIYNHAELRRTLAARGHRFPDRCDGTVLPALYAEYGPAFAEHLDGMFAVAILDLRPGSTRLVLAVDDMGMKPVYFHHEPYDGSTRFASEIPALLAFEGVRISPRDDALDTVLATRTSFSTHTALDGVSVLPPGATAVVRPGTAPVVRRRGPRVPAGPGEADTQDLLRHEVRRLAHAELPVCAITSGGLDSGLVTALAAEHARETGAPQLHTFHLTYRGKWPDSEAAYARSVARRARTVHHEVSVDPDELSSLLTRTVRHLGQPNADPITLSTYALFRAVRQNGFTVALTGDGADELFGGYDRMRAALAAPAGADWAGAYADALSAAPRLLRDHLYTPNYRAHIADQGSAADRIEQELRSAEAVGADRLTAMTAFETRWRLPAYHLRRVDHLSMAWAVEARMPFCQPSVVAHARALPAAARTGKRALYEAGTELLPAGVLRRPKQPFTLPLAAMLAPGSPLLDTVRDLLSPARLVLGGKVRADRVQKLLARQLERPSHHDALALWGLAVHELWTEVVQGMRIPVGCAA, encoded by the coding sequence ATGTGCAGGATTCTCGGCACCATCGCCGCGGGGGCGGACCGCCCGGACCCCGCCGAGCTCGCGGCGGTCTCCGCCCGCCAGCGCCACGGCGGCCCCGACGAGCACCACGTGCTCAGCGGGCCCGGCTGGTCGCTCGGCTGCGACCGGCTCGCCGTGACCGACCCGTGCGGCGGGCAGCAGCCCTACCGGCTGCCGCACCTCCCCGGCATACTCGCCGTGCTCAACGGCGAGATCTACAACCACGCCGAGCTGCGCCGCACGCTCGCCGCCCGGGGCCACCGCTTCCCCGACCGCTGCGACGGCACCGTGCTCCCCGCGCTCTACGCCGAGTACGGCCCGGCCTTCGCCGAGCACCTCGACGGCATGTTCGCCGTCGCGATACTCGACCTTCGCCCCGGCTCCACCCGACTCGTCCTCGCCGTCGACGACATGGGCATGAAGCCGGTCTACTTCCACCACGAGCCGTACGACGGCTCCACCCGCTTCGCCTCCGAGATCCCCGCCCTCCTCGCCTTCGAGGGGGTACGGATCTCCCCGCGCGACGACGCACTCGACACGGTCCTCGCCACCCGTACGTCCTTCTCCACGCACACCGCGCTCGACGGCGTCAGCGTCCTGCCACCCGGCGCCACCGCAGTCGTACGCCCGGGGACGGCCCCCGTCGTACGGCGCCGCGGCCCCAGGGTGCCGGCAGGGCCCGGGGAGGCGGACACCCAGGACCTCCTCCGCCACGAGGTCCGGCGGCTCGCCCACGCCGAGCTGCCCGTCTGCGCGATCACCAGCGGCGGCCTCGACTCCGGGCTCGTCACCGCGCTCGCCGCCGAACACGCCCGCGAGACCGGCGCCCCGCAGCTCCACACCTTCCACCTCACCTACCGGGGCAAGTGGCCGGACTCCGAGGCGGCCTACGCCCGTTCGGTCGCCCGCCGGGCGCGAACCGTCCACCACGAGGTCTCCGTCGACCCCGACGAGCTCTCCTCTCTCCTCACCAGGACCGTCCGCCACCTCGGCCAGCCCAACGCCGACCCCATCACCCTCTCCACGTACGCGCTCTTCCGCGCCGTCCGTCAGAACGGCTTCACCGTCGCGCTCACCGGCGACGGAGCCGACGAGCTCTTCGGCGGCTACGACCGGATGCGCGCCGCGCTCGCGGCCCCCGCCGGGGCCGACTGGGCCGGGGCGTACGCGGACGCCCTCTCCGCCGCCCCGCGGCTCCTCCGCGACCACCTCTACACCCCCAACTACCGCGCTCACATAGCCGATCAGGGCTCCGCGGCCGACCGCATCGAGCAGGAGCTGCGCTCGGCCGAGGCCGTCGGCGCGGACCGGCTCACGGCGATGACGGCCTTCGAGACGCGCTGGCGGCTGCCCGCGTACCACCTGCGGCGCGTCGACCACCTGTCCATGGCGTGGGCGGTCGAGGCCCGCATGCCCTTCTGCCAGCCGTCCGTCGTCGCCCACGCCCGCGCCCTGCCGGCGGCGGCGCGGACGGGCAAGCGGGCGCTGTACGAAGCCGGGACCGAGCTGCTTCCCGCAGGCGTCCTCCGCCGCCCCAAGCAGCCCTTCACGCTCCCGCTCGCGGCCATGCTCGCCCCCGGGAGCCCGCTCCTCGACACCGTCCGCGACCTGCTGTCGCCGGCCCGGCTCGTCCTCGGCGGCAAGGTCCGCGCCGACCGGGTGCAGAAGCTCCTGGCCCGCCAGCTCGAACGCCCCTCGCACCACGACGCGCTGGCCCTCTGGGGCCTGGCCGTCCACGAGCTGTGGACGGAGGTCGTACAGGGCATGCGAATCCCGGTGGGCTGTGCGGCCTGA
- a CDS encoding TIGR03620 family F420-dependent LLM class oxidoreductase has protein sequence MTDRDAVRDGLGKVGIWTFAFEGQPAGRVREVAAEIEELGYGAIWYGEAFGRDAVGQAWLLLSATRRIRVASGIANIGFRDPIATATATRTLGEAFPGRYLLGLGGHRVDDAVHDVDGYPVRSLGKAVATMRAYLDAMDAVPAHGPVPDPAPPRVLAALGPKMLGLAAERASGAHPYFVPVEHTARARRIMGPDAFLGVEQAVVLDTDPARARKVATAHVAMYLAAAAHQEANVRRLGFGDADIVGGPSRRLVDAIVAHGDAESIRRRVREHLAAGADHVCVQVLNPDPAALPDREWRELAPALVA, from the coding sequence ATGACCGACCGCGACGCTGTACGTGACGGACTCGGGAAGGTGGGGATCTGGACCTTCGCCTTCGAAGGGCAGCCCGCCGGGCGCGTACGGGAAGTGGCGGCCGAGATCGAGGAGTTGGGCTACGGGGCCATCTGGTACGGGGAGGCCTTCGGCCGCGACGCCGTCGGCCAGGCGTGGCTGCTCCTGTCCGCGACCCGGCGGATCCGCGTCGCCTCCGGCATCGCGAACATCGGCTTCCGGGACCCCATCGCCACCGCCACCGCGACCCGTACCCTCGGGGAGGCCTTCCCCGGGCGTTATCTGCTCGGCCTGGGCGGGCACCGCGTCGACGACGCCGTGCACGACGTCGACGGCTATCCCGTACGGTCCCTCGGCAAGGCCGTGGCCACGATGCGCGCCTATCTCGACGCGATGGACGCCGTACCCGCCCACGGGCCCGTCCCCGACCCCGCGCCGCCCCGCGTACTGGCCGCCCTCGGCCCGAAGATGCTCGGACTGGCCGCCGAGCGGGCCTCGGGTGCGCACCCGTACTTCGTCCCCGTCGAGCACACCGCGCGGGCCCGCCGGATCATGGGGCCGGACGCCTTCCTGGGCGTCGAGCAGGCCGTCGTCCTCGACACCGACCCGGCCAGGGCGCGGAAGGTCGCCACGGCGCACGTCGCCATGTACCTCGCCGCGGCGGCGCACCAGGAGGCGAACGTCCGGCGGCTCGGCTTCGGCGACGCGGACATCGTCGGGGGCCCGAGCCGCCGCCTGGTGGACGCGATCGTCGCCCACGGGGACGCGGAGTCGATCCGCCGCCGCGTCCGGGAGCACCTCGCCGCGGGCGCCGACCACGTCTGCGTACAGGTACTCAACCCCGACCCCGCGGCCCTCCCGGACCGCGAGTGGCGCGAGCTCGCACCCGCGCTCGTGGCCTGA